In one Nicotiana tomentosiformis chromosome 6, ASM39032v3, whole genome shotgun sequence genomic region, the following are encoded:
- the LOC104094074 gene encoding pectate lyase-like: MGTLKNRLIFFVLVTLVLSIEANISEFDEVWQTRATQAKKTAQDSYNPHPETVADNLNKHVHKWEEGSNSTRRDLHKYDGPCMSTNPIDRCWRCDPNWVKNRMKLADCVLGFGHHTTGGKGGKIYVVTDPSDDDMVNPKPGTLRHAVIQPEPLWIIFKHHMVIRLNQELIMTSNKTIDARGQKVHIAFGASFMLQFINNVIIHGLHIHDIKAGNGGLIRDSINHYGFRSRSDGDGISIFGSTNIWIDHVSMSNCDDGLIDAVQASTAITISNSHFTNHNDVMLFGASDSYSEDSILQITLAFNHFGQGLIQRMPRVRWGFVHAVNNDYTHWLMYAIGGSQHPTILSQGNRFIAPPNPNAKEVTKREYSPESVWKNWVWRSQGDLMMNGAFFVESGNPNHIFMKGPDMIHPRPGSYASRLTRFSGSLNCIEGKPC; encoded by the exons ATGGGAACTCTCAAAAATAGATTGATTTTCTTTGTTTTAGTCACTCTAGTTTTAAGCATAGAGGCAAATATTAGTGAGTTTGATGAGGTGTGGCAGACTCGAGCTACGCAAGCAAAGAAAACTGCTCAGGATTCCTATAATCCTCATCCTGAAACTGTCGCAGACAATCTCAACAAACATgttcacaa GTGGGAAGAAGGTAGCAATAGCACAAGGAGAGACTTGCACAAGTACGATGGTCCATGCATGTCTACTAACCCTATTGATCGTTGCTGGAGATGTGACCCAAACTGGGTTAAAAACCGCATGAAGCTAGCTGATTGTGTTCTTGGATTCGGCCACCATACAACTGGTGGCAAAGGTGGCAAAATCTACGTAGTAACTGACCCTTCGGACGACGATATGGTGAATCCTAAACCAGGAACACTGCGCCACGCAGTCATACAACCAGAGCCACTTTGGATCATATTTAAACATCACATGGTCATTAGGCTTAACCAGGAACTTATCATGACAAGCAACAAGACAATTGATGCCAGAGGGCAAAAAGTACACATTGCCTTTGGTGCTAGTTTCATGTTACAGTTCATAAACAATGTCATTATTCATGGTCTTCATATCCATGATATTAAGGCTGGTAATGGTGGCCTAATTAGAGACTCGATCAATCATTATGGTTTTCGATCAAGGAGTGATGGTGATGGTATTTCAATCTTTGGATCCACAAATATTTGGATTGATCATGTTTCCATGTCTAATTGTGATGATGGACTCATTGATGCTGTCCAGGCTTCAACTGCTATTACCATTTCCAACAGCCATTTCACTAACCATAATGAT GTTATGTTGTTTGGAGCAAGTGATAGCTACTCGGAGGACTCAATTTTACAGATAACACTTGCTTTTAATCACTTTGGACAAGGGTTGATCCAGAGGATGCCAAGAGTGAGATGGGGATTTGTTCATGCAGTCAACAATGACTATACTCACTGGCTTATGTATGCAATTGGTGGAAGCCAACACCCCACCATCCTCAGCCAGGGCAACCGGTTCATCGCCCCGCCTAACCCTAATGCAAAGGAG GTGACCAAAAGGGAGTATTCACCTGAAAGTGTGTGGAAGAATTGGGTGTGGAGATCACAGGGAGATCTGATGATGAACGGAGCGTTCTTTGTGGAATCTGGAAATCCCAATCATATATTCATGAAGGGTCCTGATATGATCCACCCCAGGCCAGGTTCATATGCAAGTAGGCTAACAAGATTTTCAGGCTCTTTGAACTGCATTGAAGGGAAGCCTTGTTAA
- the LOC104094075 gene encoding uncharacterized protein gives MSLLEVITKASTEHSPTTSEGNYSIVLSGEPVLLQLKPEKEEEDGVSLVKRGTGWRILSTDVELIELGQNFIKKLKRKMKNPNTFNKDEFFGMFVAYVAEIWEKFGVSIHVDGLDDGNIVKLTEKVGNFMGRDVKGLVLEACFVLESWEVLGSLIVNGLVEHSCLSNLINNLIEKKQSWLVVLCVKHVLDIQTYDMICVLKYFLSLPKNGDSSLTFVRKEWESQAMSAIDKAMDTSLGPDRMSLARDASFLLMLAHDGFSVYEMCLHYFLASRNVDEVILGACISKLTGSEIMVLIRYLQKWLNKYERFPQVCPCPKASFELGLKACEWAPSLEDVVKCLGLVVDEHFSSLVLHQEFHEELKSLDEVVNSLTAEAKVCGIMSNLTEALKKQTQRVVGDAAYE, from the exons ATGTCTTTGCTGGAAGTTATAACCAAAGCTTCGACTGAACATTCTCCAACCACCTCCGAGGGAAATTACTCAATTGTTCTTAGCGGAGAACCAGTTCTGCTTCAACTGAAACCGGAAAAGGAAGAGGAAGACGGCGTATCGCTAGTCAAACGAGGTACTGGATGGAGAATTTTATCAACTGATGTCGAGTTAATCGAGTTAGGGCAAAATTTCATCAAAAAATTGAAGAGGAAGATGAAAAACCCTAATACATTCAATAAAGACGAGTTCTTTGGGATGTTTGTTGCCTACGTGGCAGAAATTTGGGAGAAATTTGGTGTTTCAATTCATGTTGATGGGTTGGATGATGGCAATATTGTAAAATTGACCGAAAAGGTGGGTAATTTTATGGGTAGAGATGTTAAGGGTTTGGTTTTGGAAGCATGTTTTGTTTTAGAGAGTTGGGAGGTTTTGGGGAGTTTGATTGTTAATGGGCTTGTTGAACATTCATGCTTATCGAATTTGATAAATAACCTAATTGAAAAGAAGCAATCTTGGTTGGTTGTTTTGTGTGTAAAGCATGTTTTAGATATTCAAACTTATGATATGATTTGTGTGTTGAAATACTTTCTTTCCCTTCCAAAAAACGGGGATAGTAGCTTGACTTTTGTGAGGAAGGAGTGGGAGAGTCAAGCAATGTCTGCAATTGACAAGGCAATGGACACGAGCCTTGGTCCGGATAGGATGAGTCTAGCTAGGGATGCTTCATTTTTGCTTATGCTAGCACATGATGGGTTTTCGGTTTATGAAATGTGTTTGCATTACTTTCTTGCGTCGAGGAATGTAGATGAAGTTATTTTGGGTGCTTGCATTAGTAAATTAACTGGTTCAGAGATAATGGTTTTGATCCGGTACCTGCAAAAGTGGTTGAATAAGTATGAGAGGTTTCCTCAGGTGTGTCCTTGTCCTAAGGCATCATTTGAATTGGGGTTGAAGGCTTGTGAATGGGCTCCTTCACTTGAAGACGTAGTCAAGTGTCTCGGTTTGGTTGTAGATGAGCACTTCTCTTCTTTGGTCTTGCATCAAGAGTTTCATGAGGAATTGAAATCTTTAGATGAAGTTGTCAATTCCTTAACTGCAGAAGCAAAAGTATGTGGCATCATGTCAAATTTGACTGAGGCATTGAAAAAGCAAACTCAAAG GGTAGTTGGCGATGCAGCTTACGAGTAA